The Culex quinquefasciatus strain JHB chromosome 2, VPISU_Cqui_1.0_pri_paternal, whole genome shotgun sequence genome contains the following window.
AATATTCCGAATTGTCCTGGAACGGTTCGCCACCGTTCGATTCATTCTCCGACGGTTCGCCGGACATGTGATAGCTGGGTGATGTCGCCGTTGAGTTTGATTGTAACTCTGGAAACTCGCTCTTGATCATCGACACAAAATTGTGCCCTGCCAGAGAGGCCATCGGAAAGCTGCCGTGCTGGCGCTGCTGGATGACCAACTTCGGTTTGTTCCACCGACGATCCCGCGAGAACGATACCGTGTCCAAGAACTTGAACTTATCGTACAGCCGCCAACATTCGGTCTGGGAAAGGCCCTTGGAATCGCGGAGCTTCTGCTCGCGTTTGTACTTTTCCCGGAGGGCAACAAACTTTTTGTAAGCTTCGGAACCTATCAACAAAAGACCCAGAAATCAAACATCACgcccaaatattgaatatcaaACCACAATTACCAGACAAGTTGAAGGGCGCCCCGACTTCGGCCCACTTTTGCTCCTTCATTTCCCGGTTCCGGTACATCGGCATGTGAAGGTTCCACAGGATCGGAGTTTCCTCCACCAGTTTGATGAACCGCTCGTTCACGGTGGAGTCCTCCGGAGTATTGATCGCCATACGCATTTTTAACCGGTTTCGAACTACTTCACCTGCAACATTACACGTGAAATTCACAGATTAAAACTTGGATTTAGTTTTGCTACTGAACCGACTAAAATGCACCGCCGAACGTAAACAAATAACACTCTCGCAGCATAAATGTCAGAAACTCTCCACCCGGTCGTCGAAGAGAGGGGAAGAGCATAGCTTCAGAGACTGGGAACGGACACATCATAAAAATGCTATGGTGAAGATAAAGCGGTGGAGACGCACCATAGTTCGTTTCATAAGTTAGAAAATTTCTGAACACCAAAGTGTGCtacaacttttgaaaatttcatcaattcgatggtaacatttcaaaaggcatcatgtacattttgacactttctgggttattgcatattctgaaagtactcctaatatgctacctctccaccaaaaatgagcaaaagttacttcagtaaagtctgtttaatcataattttaaataaagtaacataaacaaaatctctgccatcagcagtccctgtttatatattgcgcgtattcccgaaaaagacacgcggcataccagcctcgaaacgacgcgccgcactttcggcaaatgcgcgctgtcaaatcccatactgtgcgttttgtttttgttgatcttcttcttcgaatcgcatggcattgttgccgggaatgttttttattgcaccaaaagtgcagaaaatcgctggcaacagtgtctgcggcatattctgaaatgccacgcggcgtgtaccttcgagagaaacggacaatagccctgtcaacctgtcaaatagAAGACAACAtctgggatgggataaacaaagagaaaaaaacctattgtcaaactaaaccactttcaacatggccgcttctgtcaacctaaaccagtcctttcttatgaggagaaaatgagaagtattgtaatttgagttgaaaaaaaataaaacaaatttaaatcaatttcacaaataattgtaaattgaattaatagattgattaaaatattttcaattgaaaggcatttatttctatcgtacaccgaatgttgacttatcagcattttcatttaaaaaaacaatacatttcatgaaccgactattcttttgcccatttaaaactattgttattttttttgagcgtcacatagaaatgtcatctagat
Protein-coding sequences here:
- the LOC6033194 gene encoding uncharacterized protein LOC6033194, producing the protein MRMAINTPEDSTVNERFIKLVEETPILWNLHMPMYRNREMKEQKWAEVGAPFNLSGSEAYKKFVALREKYKREQKLRDSKGLSQTECWRLYDKFKFLDTVSFSRDRRWNKPKLVIQQRQHGSFPMASLAGHNFVSMIKSEFPELQSNSTATSPSYHMSGEPSENESNGGEPFQDNSEYFNDSMTHGGTSEGADGAEFGERSESIPDVAPQPQSGPSQEQQFLNRLELKTNAILDEQHNRRKDSWARCETLGHRVAQTMFALEENDPDLALRFDIIMSEAITSIKKDQLQRLMARQQQGEEHRRQMELQMRLQQQQSDRTGPAS